The nucleotide sequence ATTGCTGAATGGAGTGCACGTTTAAGCCTGTTTTCCACACGAACGCTTGGTCGTTGTGCTCAATCCTAATATAGAGGAGCGCACCATTCAGAGCAGGGTCGCCGCCGCCGATCTCGAAGACAGTGATTAAAGCGCCTTGGCGTTGGATTTTCGCTTGATGCATCGCCTGAACGGTGTAGAGGATGGAGTATCTGTCGTCGCCAGACAAGGCAGTGCAGCGAAGAGCAAGCGCTTGGCTGACGTCGGCGAAAATGAATGCAATACCCATTACAAATGGGACAAGGAACATTCGGAAACGGTTGCATGGATCCATACGCTCTCCGTCGATATTTTCGGCGACAGGGCATATCCCTGTGTCTGGCGAAACAGTATTTTTCGTGGAAGCGAGCGACCCTGGGCGGCCCTACAGACGCCTCGATTCGGGCGGGTAGTTATTTCTTTGCTTCGGTTTCATGCCTCGTGATAAAATCATTCTTGATGTACAGCCATAAAACAACTTGAAGTGTAACATCAAGAGGCTAACATGTTGGAACTGACTCGTCGAGTTCTTTTGGCTCTAGGCATCGCCATGGGATTGTTGCTATTTTTTCTCGCTGATCTCACGCCATTTTATTCCGTGAAGATACCCAAACCACCTTCCAAGCCAGTTGTCCACGGTCAGGACAGTCTGTTGCCGTTTCCGCGAGTGACGTCGCCTCCCGTTGTCATTCGAGTTTCGGGAGAACAAGGAGAGCGCTTCATGTCCAAGGCTCTGGCTGTTTCCAGCGGTCAGGACATCGACCAGGCCTGGATGCGCCGCATCCCGCCCTTTGAACGGAACTGGGAAAGGCCGCGTGAAATCTACTTCAAGGCTCCCGAATTCCCTTTGGCCGAGTTGGTCCATGGCATAGCCGGGCCAGCTGACACTCCAAGAGTGCTGGAAGATGCCTCGGGCCAACGGCTCGAGTTGCGATTCACGCGTCTGGACGACGCTTCCTTTCATCTCGGTTCCGGTCTTTCAGAATACGGTCCTCCGCTTACCCTCGTCTTTGTCTGGCGTCCGTGGGCTTGGTGGTGCTTCGGTGTGGGGCTGGCGGCATACCTTGTCTTGCCCTGGCCACGCTACGCCAAGGGCTGGTCGCATTTTTCTCGTTGGCGGGTCTGCCTTGGGGATTTCGGCTGGGTACTCATGTTTACCATCTTTTTCGTAATGCCGCTGGCCATCGTCGGGGGAACGGTGCAGGCGGTGACGGTTTATGGTGTCTTTCCCAGTATCTTCTGGATATTGGCAGGCCTTGGGCTGGTTCTGGTGTGGTATACGGCCTGGGCGTCCTCCTTTCACGTCGGCCTGGGGGAGGGAGGCGTCGCCATGGGCGCTCTCGGCCTGGAATTGGATATCCCCTATGCCTCCATCGTCGCGGCTGCGCCGGTGCGCCACCGCTATCCGAAATGGTTTATACGCCTGTTGTGGATCGCTGCCCTGTTTGGCCGGGGCACGGCACGACTCCAGGTCGCGGGGCAGGCCATGCTGCTCGGCGCTTCGAATGTTTCCGGGCTGGCTTTGGAACTCGACAACGGAACGACAGCCTATCTCTGGCTGACGGATGCGCTGGGCTCCATGGCCGTCACGGACGGTGAGCGGCTGATCCAGGCGTTGGAAGCGGCGGGCGTGCCGTTGCGCCGCAGCCCGAAGGAGCTCGTGCGGCTGTTTCCGCCCATGATGCTCGAAGCCGGGAGCGGCAGCGACGTCTGGCGGATATGGGCCTGGGGGGCGGCCATTTTTATGGGGCCGACCGTTATAGTCCTGCTTGCCATGCTGGCCAGGGAACTGGCGGGATGAAGGTGGTGTGATCGAAGTTTCCAAATTTCTGGAAGTAAGCTCCCGACAGAGGGGCTTGAATTCGAGTCCCTCGGGGACTATAACTCTGGTACAAAGTTCTGGTACAAACAGCTCCCGAGATTTGTTTGAGCCGACAGGAAAGTCGAAATATTTCAGACAGATAGTTCTGTAAATATTTCGAGTCCCCCCTTCGGCACCATCTTGAAGGGGTTGCAGCGAAAAGCTGCAACCCCTTCTTTTTTGTTGCGGCAATAGCCTGCGAAACGCTGTCAAGCGCGTCGTGGCCGACGAGGCCCTGGAAGTCCGCACGTCCTGAACATTGGTCCGGTGGCCGGGCCGGCCGGCCCCGTGACCCTGGGGGCTGGTTGACTCGCCGCCGAGCGTTGCCCTGTAGCGGGGCGCATTCCTCTTTCGACGAAGCCAGGCCGTGCATGACGGCTTAACGCTCGCCTCTCTGAATCAGGACTCGGTTGTGGCCGTGCGTCGCGTGGCCCGGCTGTCCGCGGAGAAAGGCGGCACAGCCGCCTCAAACAGATGTTTGCCGAGTTAAGTCTGGAAAACCAAGCCTTGAAGGATGTGATCGCAAAAAAGTTATAAGGCCAGCCGACAAACGCGAGTTGGTCACCTACGTCCACGTCGAGCATGGGTTGAGCTTACGCCGTGCCTGTCGAGCTTTTCGTCTGAGCAGGTCTGTGTACGGCTACCAGCCCAAGGAATCCGACGACGAACTGGTGATTGAAGCGCTCGTCAGGCTGGCCGAGAAGCATCCACGATTTGGCTTCGGCAAGTTATTTCCGTTGCTGCGTCGCGAGCAACCGATGTGGAACCACAAGCGTGTGCTCCGGGTATACCGCGCTTTGAAGCTGCATCTGCGCCGCAAAGGCAAAAAGCGTCTCCCTTCGAGGCATCCTGAGAAACTGGCCGTTCCAGCTACGGCCAATTTGTGCTGGTCGGTGGATTTCATGAGCGATGTCCTTATGAGTGGCCAACGCTTCCGTACGTTCAACGTGCTCGACGACTTCAACCGCGAGGCTCTAGCCATCGAGGTGGATACCACGTTGCCGGCTGCAAGGGTCGTTCGGGTGCTGGAACGGGTGGTGGCCTGGAGAGGTTGTCCCGCGAAGCTGCGCATGGATAATGGACCGGAACTCGTGTCCGTGGCCCTGGCGGATTGGGCCGAAAAACGAGGAGTGGATCTGGAGTTCATCCAGCCAGGCAAGCCAACACAGAATTCGTACATCGAGCGGTTTAATCGCACCTTCCGCCATGAGGTGCTGGACTTCTATATTTTCAGCAGCTTGCGCGAAGTCCGAGAGATCGTAGAGGACTGGCTGAAGCAATACAACGAACAACGGCCTCATGAGTCACTCGGAGACCTCACCCCGTCCGAGTACCTCGCCATCAACTCGCCAGGAGTCTCAACTTTCGACTGGCACTAAGAGTGGGAGGTTTACAGTGGGACATGCCCCGATTTTTCGGCAACGCAACACGCCGAAATCATTGACGTGTCCCACTAGTCCCATTTGTCCCGCCATTTTCGAACAGTTCGCGGGAAACACGTAACGGGGCAATGGCGTGGATTGTAATAATATCTTTTTCTAATGGGACTAGTGGGACAAGTGGGACAAATACCGTTTTTCCAAATGGTTACGGCGTCCCACCATGCCCGATGTGTCCCACCATGGCCGGGACCTCCGTCCCGGCAACCCGATGCGCCGGCAAGGCGAAGCTGCTCAACAAACAAAACACTGGTGACAGCCTAAATGTCTGTCCCTGTGCTAACGGCCCAGGTGTTTTTCCTTTAACTCAATTTTCTACTGCGGAGGTGTGAAATGCATTCATTTTCTTTAAACAACATTAATCCGAAAGATTTGTTTGAAAAACTTTTTGCTCTGCCCGCCGGCACAATTTTGGAGATTTCGGGTGATTCACTTGTTCAGCTAATGGCAGCGAAAAAAATGTTGTCGGCCATAGCAAAATCGGAATACAGTTGTGAATCCTTAGAAGACTGCGTTTGCATTTACCTCGATGCAGAGACAATGAAAGTTCACCTAGCGCGTGGTATTTCGGGGAATTTACGCGGCAGGTTTATCAACCATCCTCTTCAGGGGGGAGATGGTTCAGCAAACCTGTAAACTCACCTTTTACCTTTCGAAGGGGCTTATCGCTTTTTAGCAGAACCTTGTAAGCTTTCATGAGTTCTAAAAGCGAAGCCTTTTCAATTCTTTCAGGCGTTATAGCCTCCAAAGCGCTGGCTTGGATGCTATTAAGGCACAACCCTTTAATGTCCCGGAACTGCATGGGCGGCCCTTTGTTCAAGCGGAGGGCCGCCATGCGCCGGGCAATCGTCGGCACGGAAACGCCAAGCTCTTTGGCAATCTCCTTCTGGTTCTTCCCACTGTCCATAAGAATTTTAATGTCTTCTGCTGTGATTTGCCGAGCTTCTTTGTGTCCCATGGCTACACCCGCAAATTTAATATTTATCGATCAATATAAAAATATTATCCAATTGTTTCACGGTCAACCCTTTTTGCACTATCTTTGAAAGAAATTATACAGTACTCAGCAGGATCGATATCTTTGAAATGCGAGTCGTCTAAGTTGTTGTAACAATTTGTTACAACAGTAGCGCCTGAAATGGGCTGGCGCGTTGCTCAGGTCTAAGTGATAATTTCAAATTTGCTTCAATGACGCAATGAAGTTTAGCTTTTTACGTTTTGGCAACTTCTTTATTCTTGCCTCAATCCTTGCTGCCTCAGCCCGACTTTCTACCTCGGCACTTGCCACAAGCCTAACTGGCCTTCGGGAAGCAGTGTACTTAGCACCGCCAGATAAAGTACCATTGTGCTCATTCAGTCTACGCGCAATGTCACATGTTATTCCGCAATACAAAGTCTCGTCGCAGCACTCGACTATATATACAAACCAGCTCATTGTTGCCGTTCAATTCAATCGGGCTGACAAATGTGTATGGCGAGAAACAGTCTTATTGTTTCTGACAGCAATGCCAAGAGCTTTCTTGGTTCCCACGAGGACGACAAGCTCTTTCCCCCGAGTGACACCAGTGTACAGCAAATTGCGTTGAAGCATCACATAGTGCTGCGTCAGCACAGGAATTACAACCGCAGGGTACTCTGACCCTTGCGACTTATGAATCGACACACCGTAAGCTAAAACAAGCTCATCAAGACCAGAGAAATCGTAAATTATCGGCCTGCCGTCAATGTCCACAGTCAATTCCTGCTCTTCCTCGTCAATCTTTGTGACCCTGCCAATATCCCCGTTAAAGACTTCCCGGTCGTAGTCATTCTTTATTTGCATGACCTTATCCCCGACTCGGTAAGTGCGCCCGCCCCGGACTACCTCTGCCCCGTTGGGGTTCAATGCTGCCTGAAGCGCCAAATTCAGATTGGTCGTCCCGACTATCCCTCGGTTCATGGGCGTCAGCACTTGGACCTGATTGATGGGGTCAAGCCCAAACCGCGCCGGGATTCGCTCCCGGACCAACTGGATGATCCTTTGCAGTGCCCTCTCAGGCTCTTCTTCCTCGACGAAGTAAAAGTCGTCAGCATCTTTGCGGGGGCGGGTGTCTGGCATGACGCCTTTGTTGATCCTGTGGGCATTTACGATAATCGAGGATTCCTGTGCCTGCCGGAAAATTTCGTTCAGTTGCACTACCGGGACGGCTCCCGAAGCGATCACGTCCTTGAGCACATTTCCCGCGCCGACCGAAGGCAACTGGTCCACGTCACCGACCAGGATCAAGGTGGCCGGCTTGGGAATCGCCTTCAGCAGATGGTGCATCAAGATCAAGTCGATCATGGACGCTTCGTCCACGACGATTAGCTCGCAGTCGAGGGGATGGTCCTCGTTCTTCTGGAATCCGCCTTTCTGCATGGAATACTCAAGCAACCTGTGGAGCGTTTTAGCCTCGTGTCCCGTGGCTTCAGACATGCGCTTCGCCGCCCGGCCAGTCGGGGCGGCCAACAGGATATACTTGGTGATAGCTGAGAAGATTTTCAGGATGGCTCGGATAATTGTCGTTTTGCCCGTCCCCGGTCCGCCAGTGATGACCAGGACTTTGCTTGTAGCGGCGGCCTTCACCGCTTCCACCTGCTTCTCGGCTAGGGTCATGGACAGCTTTTCCTGGACCCACTCCACGGCCTTCTCGGCGTCAATGGAGCGGACCCCCTTGGCAGCAGCCTGGAGCGCCTTCAGCCGCGCTGCGACCTGGTTCTCGGAAAGGTGGTACTTGGCAAGGTAGATGGCCTCTACCGGACCGTCCGGCCGATCCAGCGTCTCGGCGACAATCTTATGCTCCGTAGCCAGCCGGCCAAGAGCGTCCACCAGGACTCCAGGCTCCACTTCCAAAATCTCGATGGCCTTCACGATCAAGGGGTCTTGGGGATAGAAAACATGCCCTTCGTCCGAAAGCTGGTGCAGGACATACAGGATGCCAGCCTCGGCCCGGAGCGGAGAGTTTTTGTCGAAACCAAGCTTCTGTGCGATTTTGTCTGCTGTGACGAAGCCGATGCCGAAAATGTCATGGGCCAGCCGGTAGGGGTTCTCCTGGACAACGGCTATCGACTCGTTCTTGTACTGCTTGTAAATTTTCGTCGCGTAGCCTGAGCTAACCCCGTGGGTCTGGAGGAACAGCATCACGGAGCGGATTTCTTTCTGCTCCTCCCAGGCCTGCGCAATCATGCCAACCCGTTTGGAGCCGATGCCCGGAACCTCGATAAGCTTCTGGATGTCAGCCTCGATGACGTCCAGGGTGGCCTCCCCGAACAGCTTGACGATCCTTTTAGCCATGACCGGGCCGATGCCCTTTATCAGGCCCGAACCAAGGTACTTTTCGATTCCATGCACTGACGCGGGGACAGTGGTCTTGTAGTAGGCGAGCTTAAACTGTTCTCCGAACTTGGGGTGATTGGACCACTCCCCCTTCATCTTGATGATCTCGCCCGGAGTGGGGCACAAGATATTGCCTACGACGGTCACCAGTTCGCGGCGGCCGTACACCTTGACCTTGGCAATGGTGTAGCCACTCTCTTCACTGGTGAAAGTGACCCTCTCTATTTGGCCACTCAGATCAGAAAATTCATTTTGCGTTTCACTCATCGGCCTTTACCAGCTTAAGAAAGGCTCCGGGATGCTTGAACCCAGTCCTAACTCCCTCGCTGAGGGCCACATCAAATATGCTCCTTGGGATATTAAGAACCGCAAGTGGTTGTTTGTGCTCAGGC is from Solidesulfovibrio magneticus RS-1 and encodes:
- a CDS encoding SF1B family DNA helicase RecD2 is translated as MSETQNEFSDLSGQIERVTFTSEESGYTIAKVKVYGRRELVTVVGNILCPTPGEIIKMKGEWSNHPKFGEQFKLAYYKTTVPASVHGIEKYLGSGLIKGIGPVMAKRIVKLFGEATLDVIEADIQKLIEVPGIGSKRVGMIAQAWEEQKEIRSVMLFLQTHGVSSGYATKIYKQYKNESIAVVQENPYRLAHDIFGIGFVTADKIAQKLGFDKNSPLRAEAGILYVLHQLSDEGHVFYPQDPLIVKAIEILEVEPGVLVDALGRLATEHKIVAETLDRPDGPVEAIYLAKYHLSENQVAARLKALQAAAKGVRSIDAEKAVEWVQEKLSMTLAEKQVEAVKAAATSKVLVITGGPGTGKTTIIRAILKIFSAITKYILLAAPTGRAAKRMSEATGHEAKTLHRLLEYSMQKGGFQKNEDHPLDCELIVVDEASMIDLILMHHLLKAIPKPATLILVGDVDQLPSVGAGNVLKDVIASGAVPVVQLNEIFRQAQESSIIVNAHRINKGVMPDTRPRKDADDFYFVEEEEPERALQRIIQLVRERIPARFGLDPINQVQVLTPMNRGIVGTTNLNLALQAALNPNGAEVVRGGRTYRVGDKVMQIKNDYDREVFNGDIGRVTKIDEEEQELTVDIDGRPIIYDFSGLDELVLAYGVSIHKSQGSEYPAVVIPVLTQHYVMLQRNLLYTGVTRGKELVVLVGTKKALGIAVRNNKTVSRHTHLSARLN
- a CDS encoding winged helix-turn-helix transcriptional regulator, translating into MGHKEARQITAEDIKILMDSGKNQKEIAKELGVSVPTIARRMAALRLNKGPPMQFRDIKGLCLNSIQASALEAITPERIEKASLLELMKAYKVLLKSDKPLRKVKGEFTGLLNHLPPEEDG
- a CDS encoding GIY-YIG nuclease family protein: MSWFVYIVECCDETLYCGITCDIARRLNEHNGTLSGGAKYTASRRPVRLVASAEVESRAEAARIEARIKKLPKRKKLNFIASLKQI